In Escherichia ruysiae, a genomic segment contains:
- the srlB gene encoding PTS glucitol/sorbitol transporter subunit IIA — MTVIYQTTITRIGASATDAFSDQMLITFREGAPADLEEYCFIHCHGELKGELHPGLQFSLGQHRYPVTAVGSVAEDNLRELGHVTLRFDGLSEAEFPGTVHVAGPVPDDIVPGSVLKFESIKE; from the coding sequence ATGACCGTTATTTATCAGACCACCATCACCCGTATCGGCGCGAGCGCCACTGACGCTTTCAGCGACCAGATGCTCATCACCTTTCGTGAAGGCGCACCTGCGGATCTCGAAGAATATTGCTTCATCCATTGCCACGGCGAATTGAAAGGTGAACTCCATCCCGGTTTGCAATTTTCTCTCGGCCAGCATCGTTATCCGGTGACCGCCGTTGGCAGCGTGGCGGAAGACAATCTTCGCGAACTGGGTCATGTCACCCTGCGCTTCGATGGTTTAAGCGAAGCGGAATTTCCGGGCACTGTCCATGTGGCAGGCCCTGTACCCGACGATATCGTACCGGGATCGGTTTTGAAGTTTGAATCTATTAAGGAGTAA
- the srlD gene encoding sorbitol-6-phosphate dehydrogenase produces the protein MNQVAVVIGGGQTLGAFLCHGLAGEGYRVAVVDIQSDKAANVAQEINAEYGEGTAYGFGADATSEQSVLALSHGVDEIFGRVDLLVYSAGIAKAAFISDFQLGDFDRSLQVNLVGYFLCAREFSRLMIRDGIQGRIIQINSKSGKVGSKHNSGYSAAKFGGVGLTQSLALDLAEYGITVHSLMLGNLLKSPMFQSLLPQYATKLGIKPDQVEQYYIDKVPLKRGCDYQDVLNMLLFYASPKASYCTGQSINVTGGQVMF, from the coding sequence ATGAATCAGGTTGCCGTTGTCATCGGTGGTGGGCAAACCCTGGGCGCGTTCCTGTGCCACGGTCTGGCTGGCGAGGGGTATCGCGTAGCGGTTGTCGATATTCAGAGCGACAAAGCCGCAAATGTGGCGCAAGAAATTAACGCCGAATATGGTGAAGGAACGGCGTATGGTTTTGGTGCTGACGCTACCAGCGAGCAGAGCGTTCTGGCGCTCTCTCATGGGGTAGATGAAATCTTTGGTCGCGTGGATTTGCTGGTCTACAGCGCCGGAATAGCAAAAGCAGCCTTTATCAGCGACTTCCAGCTCGGCGATTTTGACCGTTCGCTACAGGTGAATCTGGTGGGTTATTTCCTGTGCGCGCGTGAATTTTCGCGTTTGATGATCCGCGACGGGATTCAGGGACGCATTATTCAGATCAACTCGAAATCCGGCAAAGTGGGCAGCAAACACAACTCTGGCTATAGCGCAGCGAAATTTGGTGGCGTCGGGCTGACTCAATCACTGGCACTGGATCTGGCAGAGTACGGCATTACGGTACATTCGCTGATGCTGGGTAACCTGCTGAAATCGCCGATGTTCCAGTCACTGTTGCCGCAATACGCGACCAAACTAGGTATCAAACCGGATCAAGTCGAGCAGTATTACATCGATAAAGTACCGCTCAAACGCGGCTGCGATTATCAGGATGTGCTGAATATGCTGCTGTTCTACGCCAGTCCAAAGGCGTCGTACTGCACCGGACAGTCGATCAATGTCACCGGTGGTCAGGTGATGTTCTGA
- the gutM gene encoding transcriptional regulator GutM: MVSALITVAVIAWCAQLALGGWQISRFNRAFDALCQQGRVGVGRSSGRFKPRVVVAIALDDQQRVTDTLFMKGLTVFARPQKIPAIKGMYSGDLRPDVIFPRDPLSQNALSLALKLKRG, encoded by the coding sequence ATGGTATCCGCACTCATCACCGTCGCCGTTATCGCCTGGTGCGCGCAACTGGCCTTAGGCGGTTGGCAAATTTCTCGTTTTAATCGAGCCTTCGACGCGCTCTGCCAGCAAGGGCGCGTCGGTGTAGGCCGTTCCAGTGGGCGCTTTAAGCCACGGGTCGTGGTCGCCATCGCCCTGGACGATCAGCAGCGCGTCACCGACACCTTGTTTATGAAAGGACTGACCGTTTTCGCCCGACCACAAAAAATTCCCGCAATTAAGGGTATGTATTCTGGTGATTTGAGGCCCGATGTGATCTTTCCCCGTGATCCACTATCACAGAATGCTCTATCATTGGCGCTTAAACTGAAACGTGGATAA
- the srlR gene encoding glucitol operon DNA-binding transcriptional repressor SrlR, producing MKPRQRQAAILEYLQKQGKCSVEELAQYFDTTGTTIRKDLVILEHAGTVIRTYGGVVLNKEESDPPIDHKTLINTRKKELIAEAAVSFIHDGDSIILDAGSTVLQMVPMLSRFNNITVMTNSLHIVNALSELDNEQTILMPGGTFRKKSASFHGQLAENAFEHFTFDKLFMGTDGIDLNAGVTTFNEVYTVSKAMCNAAREVILMADSSKFGRKSPNIVCSLESVDKLITDAGIDPAFRQALEEKGIDVIITGESNE from the coding sequence ATGAAACCTCGTCAGCGTCAGGCCGCCATTCTGGAGTACCTGCAAAAGCAGGGGAAATGCTCGGTTGAAGAATTGGCGCAATACTTTGACACCACAGGCACCACCATTCGCAAAGATCTGGTTATTCTGGAACATGCAGGAACCGTCATCCGTACCTATGGCGGCGTGGTGTTAAATAAAGAGGAATCCGATCCGCCTATCGATCATAAAACGCTCATCAACACCCGCAAGAAAGAGCTGATTGCGGAAGCCGCCGTCAGTTTTATTCATGATGGCGATTCGATCATTCTTGATGCTGGCAGTACCGTGTTGCAGATGGTCCCCATGCTCTCGCGCTTTAATAACATCACGGTGATGACCAACAGCCTGCATATCGTCAACGCGCTATCCGAACTGGATAACGAACAAACCATCCTGATGCCAGGCGGAACATTTCGCAAAAAATCGGCCTCATTTCACGGGCAACTGGCAGAGAATGCCTTCGAGCATTTCACCTTCGATAAATTATTTATGGGCACCGACGGCATCGATCTCAATGCGGGCGTAACCACGTTCAACGAGGTCTATACCGTCAGTAAGGCAATGTGCAATGCCGCGCGCGAAGTGATTTTGATGGCTGACTCATCGAAGTTTGGCCGTAAAAGCCCCAACATAGTTTGCAGTCTTGAAAGCGTCGATAAGCTGATTACCGACGCAGGTATCGATCCGGCGTTTCGTCAGGCGCTGGAAGAGAAAGGGATCGACGTGATCATTACCGGAGAGAGCAATGAGTGA
- the gutQ gene encoding arabinose-5-phosphate isomerase GutQ, translating to MSEALLNAGRQTLTLELQEASRLPERLGDDFVRAANIILHCEGKVVVSGIGKSGHIGKKIAATLASTGTPAFFVHPAEALHGDLGMIESRDVMLFISYSGGAKELDLIIPRLEDKSIALLAMTGKPTSPLGLAAKAVLDISVEREACPMHLAPTSSTVNTLMMGDALAMAVMQARGFNEEDFARSHPAGALGARLLNKVHHLMRRDDAIPQVALTASVMDAMLELSRTGLGLVAVCDAQQQVQGVFTDGDLRRWLVGGGALTTPVNEAMTTGGTTLQAQSRAIDAKEILMKRKITAAPVVDENGKLTGAINLQDFYQAGII from the coding sequence ATGAGTGAAGCACTACTAAACGCAGGGCGTCAGACGTTAACCCTGGAGTTGCAGGAAGCAAGCCGTTTACCGGAACGTCTGGGCGATGATTTTGTTCGCGCCGCCAATATCATCCTGCACTGCGAAGGCAAAGTGGTGGTTTCGGGAATTGGCAAATCGGGCCACATTGGTAAGAAAATCGCCGCAACGCTTGCCAGTACCGGCACACCGGCTTTTTTTGTCCATCCCGCAGAAGCACTGCACGGCGATCTGGGAATGATTGAAAGCCGCGATGTGATGCTGTTTATCTCTTACTCCGGTGGCGCGAAGGAACTGGATCTGATCATTCCGCGTCTGGAAGATAAATCCATCGCGCTGCTGGCGATGACCGGCAAACCGACATCACCGCTGGGTCTGGCGGCGAAAGCAGTGCTGGATATTTCCGTCGAACGCGAAGCCTGCCCGATGCACCTTGCGCCGACCTCCAGCACTGTGAATACCCTGATGATGGGTGACGCACTAGCGATGGCAGTCATGCAGGCGCGCGGTTTTAATGAAGAAGATTTTGCCCGCTCCCACCCTGCCGGCGCGCTGGGCGCTCGCTTGCTGAATAAAGTACATCATCTGATGCGCCGTGATGACGCCATCCCGCAGGTGGCGTTAACCGCCAGCGTGATGGATGCGATGCTGGAACTCAGCCGCACCGGTCTGGGGCTGGTGGCAGTATGTGACGCTCAACAACAGGTACAAGGCGTCTTTACTGACGGCGATTTACGTCGCTGGCTGGTTGGCGGCGGCGCACTCACCACGCCAGTTAATGAAGCGATGACGACAGGCGGCACCACACTACAGGCGCAAAGTCGCGCCATCGACGCTAAAGAGATCCTGATGAAGCGCAAAATCACTGCCGCACCGGTGGTGGATGAAAACGGCAAACTCACCGGCGCAATTAACCTGCAGGATTTCTATCAGGCCGGGATTATTTAA
- the norR gene encoding nitric oxide reductase transcriptional regulator NorR, with translation MSFSVDVLANIAIELQRGIGHQDRFQRLITTLRQVLECDASALLRYDSRQFIPLAIDGLAKDVLGRRFALEGHPRLEAIARAGDVVRFPADSELPDPYDGLIPGQESLKVHACVGLPLFAGQNLIGALTLDGMQPDQFDVFSDEELRLIAALAAGALSNALLIEQLESQNMLPGDAAPFEAVKQTQMIGLSPGMTQLKKEIEIVAASDLNVLISGETGTGKELVAKAIHEASPRAVNPLVYLNCAALPESVAESELFGHVKGAFTGAISNRSGKFEMADNGTLFLDEIGELSLALQAKLLRVLQYGDIQRVGDDRSLRVDVRVLAATNRDLREEVLAGRFRADLFHRLSVFPLSVPPLRERGDDVILLAGYFCEQCRLRLGLSRVVLSASARNLLQHYSFPGNVRELEHAIHRAVVLARATRSGDEVILEAQHFAFPEVTVPPPEAAAVPVIKQNLREATEAFQRETIRQALAQNHNNWAACARMLETDVANLHRLAKRLGLKD, from the coding sequence ATGAGTTTTTCCGTTGATGTGCTGGCGAATATCGCCATCGAATTGCAGCGTGGGATTGGTCATCAGGATCGTTTTCAGCGCCTGATCACCACGCTGCGTCAGGTGCTGGAGTGCGATGCGTCTGCGTTGCTACGTTACGACTCGCGGCAGTTTATTCCGCTTGCCATCGACGGGCTGGCGAAGGATGTACTCGGTAGACGCTTTGCGCTGGAAGGTCATCCACGGCTGGAAGCGATTGCCCGCGCGGGTGATGTGGTGCGCTTTCCCGCAGACAGCGAATTGCCCGATCCCTATGACGGTTTGATTCCCGGGCAGGAGAGTCTGAAGGTTCACGCCTGCGTTGGTCTGCCGTTGTTTGCCGGGCAAAACCTGATCGGCGCACTGACGCTCGACGGGATGCAGCCCGATCAGTTCGATGTTTTCAGCGACGAAGAGTTACGCCTGATTGCCGCGCTGGCGGCGGGAGCGTTAAGCAATGCGTTGCTGATTGAGCAACTGGAAAGCCAGAATATGCTGCCGGGCGATGCCGCGCCGTTTGAAGCGGTGAAACAGACGCAGATGATCGGTCTGTCGCCAGGTATGACGCAATTAAAAAAAGAGATTGAGATTGTGGCGGCGTCCGATCTCAACGTCTTAATCAGCGGTGAGACGGGAACCGGTAAGGAGCTGGTGGCGAAAGCGATTCATGAAGCCTCGCCACGGGCGGTGAATCCGCTGGTCTATCTCAACTGTGCCGCACTGCCGGAAAGTGTGGCGGAAAGTGAACTGTTCGGGCATGTGAAAGGAGCGTTTACTGGCGCTATCAGTAACCGCAGCGGGAAGTTTGAAATGGCGGATAACGGCACGCTGTTTCTCGATGAGATCGGCGAGTTGTCGTTGGCATTGCAGGCCAAGCTGCTGCGGGTGTTGCAGTATGGCGATATTCAGCGCGTTGGCGATGACCGCAGTTTGCGGGTCGATGTGCGCGTACTGGCGGCGACTAACCGCGACTTGCGTGAAGAGGTGCTGGCAGGGCGATTCCGCGCCGACTTGTTTCATCGCCTGAGCGTGTTTCCACTTTCGGTGCCGCCGCTGCGTGAGCGGGGCGATGACGTCATTCTGCTGGCGGGGTATTTCTGCGAGCAGTGCCGCCTGCGGCTGGGGCTTTCCCGCGTGGTATTAAGCGCCAGTGCGCGAAATTTACTGCAACACTACAGTTTTCCGGGGAACGTGCGCGAACTGGAACATGCTATTCATCGGGCGGTAGTGCTGGCGAGAGCGACCCGCAGCGGCGATGAAGTGATTCTCGAGGCGCAACATTTTGCTTTTCCAGAAGTGACGGTGCCGCCGCCAGAAGCGGCGGCGGTGCCCGTTATTAAGCAAAATCTGCGTGAAGCGACAGAAGCGTTCCAGCGTGAAACTATTCGCCAGGCACTGGCACAAAATCATAACAACTGGGCCGCCTGCGCGCGGATGCTGGAAACCGACGTCGCCAACCTGCATCGGCTGGCGAAACGTCTGGGATTGAAGGATTAA